The nucleotide sequence CGCTGCATGGTCGCGGCACTGCGCGACGCCGGCATGAACGCGGACGAGGTCCAGTACCTGAACGCGCACGGCACGTCGACGCCGCTGGGCGACAAGAACGAGTCCGACGCGGTGAAGGCGGCCTTCGGCGAGCATGCGTACAAGATCGTCGTGAACTCGACGAAGTCGATGACGGGCCACCTGCTGGGCGGCGCGGGCGGCCTCGAATCGGTGTTCACGGTGCTGGCGCTGCACAACAACGTGTCGCCGCCGACCATCAACATCTTCAACCAGGACCCGGAGTGCGATCTCGACTACTGCGCGAACACCGCGCGTGACATGAAGATCGACGTTGCCGTGAAGAACAACTTCGGCTTCGGCGGTACGAACGGCACGCTGGTGTTCAAGCGCGTCTGACGCCGCAATCGCTTGACGAGTCCATTCGATGCTCCGGCCGGGCGCCCGCAACGTTTTGCGTTGCGGGCCTCGGCCGTGTCGTATTTCGTGCTGGCCGTGTTCGTCGCGTCGGCTACCGCGTCGGCCTATCTGTTCTGGGCGCCGCGCGCGGGCGCGGCCGCCGGTGCAGGCGTGGCAGCCGTGACGGCCGCGCTGCTGGCCGTGTGCGCTGCGCGGGCCTGTGCCCGCCGGCTGCCGGCCGAGTTGCAGATCGACGCATTCGGGGAAATCGCGGCGTTTGGCCGCACCGGGCGCCTGCTGGCACGCGGCCGCGTGACGGGGCATGCGCACTGGAGCAGCCTGCTGCTGGTGCTGTCGGTCGGGCAGGGCGCCCGGCGGGCCCGGCCGCTGCTGATTCCGGCCGATGCGCTCGACGCCGCATCGTTCAGCGCGCTGTCCGTGCTGGCGAGAACGGCGGGCGCGGCGGGGCGGGTTTGACGGCGGCACGGTTACCTACCGTAACCAGCGGCCGGCGCGGGAACGCTACAATAGCGCTCCGCGTTGCATCCCTAGTTAACGGATTTGTCAGGTGAGTGAAAAAGAAATCGATCAGGCTCTGGTCGAGCGCGTACAGAAGGGCGACAAGGCAGCGTTCGAACTCCTGGTCTCCAAATACCACCGCAAGATCATTCGGCTGATTTCGCGCCTCGTGCGGGATCCCGCCGAGGTCGAGGATGTGGCCCAGGACGCGTTCATCAAGGCGTATCGTGCGCTGCCGCAATTCCGCGGCGAGTCGGCGTTCTATACGTGGTTGTACCGAATTGCCGTCAACACGGCGAAGAACTACCTTGCGACGCAAGGCCGCCGGGCGCCGACCTCGACGGAGGCCGATGCGGAGGAAGCGGAAACTTTCTCCGACGCAGACCAACTAAGGGATATCAACACGCCTGAGTCGATGTTGATGAGCAAGCAGATTGCCGAGACGGTCAACGCTGCCATGGCTCTGCTGCCCGAAGAACTGCGCCAGGCAATTACGCTGCGCGAGATCGAGGGCCTGAGCTACGAAGAGATCGCGGAAATGATGGGCTGTCCGATCGGGACGGTCCGGTCGCGGATCTTCCGCGCACGCGAGGCAATCGCTGCCAAATTGCGTCCGCTGCTCGATACGCCCGAAGGCAAGCGCTGGTAAGCGCGATGGGCGGAGCGACGCGGGTCGGGGTCTAGTTACGGTTAGAGTCGTGAAGTCACGACGGGGTGTGCAAGATGGGGAGCATCATGGGGTCGGTCAATACGCAGTCGCAAGCGTGCTCGCGCGGCGAGCGCCTTTCCGCGCTGGTCGACGGCGAAATGTTCGAGGGCCCGGACAACGGGCAGTTTCTGGCTGAGCTCAACCGCGCGGATCGCGCTGCGTGGGCCCATTACCACCTGATCGGCGATGCGCTGCGCTCGGACGAGCTCGCGCTGTCGCCCGCGCTGAGCGTGGCGTTCACCGCGCGCATGTCGGCTGCGCTCGAAAGCGAGCCGCACCTGCTCGCGCCGGCGGCCGCACCCGTCGCGCGCAAGCTGCTGTCGCTGCGCCGGCGCGTCGTGCCCGCGTTCGCGGTTGCTGCCGCGGCGGCCACGCTGACGTGGATCGTCGTCCCGCAAATGCAGACGGCCGGTGCCCCGGGCGCCGTCCAGGTCGCGTCGGCCGGTGCGCCGCAAGGCGGCAACCTGCAGCGCGTGACGGTTGCGCAGGCATCGGCCCAGCCGGGCCTGCAGGACGTCAACATCATTCGCGACGCCAGCCTCGACCAATACCTTGAAGCGCACCAGCAATTCGCGCAGCAGCCCGTCGTCACGGGTTCGATGCCGCTGATCCGCGCTGCCGTGACCACCACGCCAGGCCAATAAACCCGATGCGGACATTGCAGTTGAATCACGCCATCTCCGG is from Burkholderia sp. HI2500 and encodes:
- the rpoE gene encoding RNA polymerase sigma factor RpoE — its product is MSEKEIDQALVERVQKGDKAAFELLVSKYHRKIIRLISRLVRDPAEVEDVAQDAFIKAYRALPQFRGESAFYTWLYRIAVNTAKNYLATQGRRAPTSTEADAEEAETFSDADQLRDINTPESMLMSKQIAETVNAAMALLPEELRQAITLREIEGLSYEEIAEMMGCPIGTVRSRIFRAREAIAAKLRPLLDTPEGKRW
- a CDS encoding sigma-E factor negative regulatory protein, encoding MGSVNTQSQACSRGERLSALVDGEMFEGPDNGQFLAELNRADRAAWAHYHLIGDALRSDELALSPALSVAFTARMSAALESEPHLLAPAAAPVARKLLSLRRRVVPAFAVAAAAATLTWIVVPQMQTAGAPGAVQVASAGAPQGGNLQRVTVAQASAQPGLQDVNIIRDASLDQYLEAHQQFAQQPVVTGSMPLIRAAVTTTPGQ